The following is a genomic window from Cydia splendana chromosome 23, ilCydSple1.2, whole genome shotgun sequence.
ctcttctcgtacttccctccacattcattcataatacctttctcgtcacatgactttcatccctctgcatcacatgcccgtaccacgctaggcgatttgcccttactttgtctgttatgggtgcaactttcaggcttcctcttatatacaaACAACAGAACAGCAAAAGAACAGTTACTTGTatctaatataataataaaatagaaagcataaaaaaatacagccgTATATAAATTTATGAGGCATATTATTTTAGTATCCATTTAACAACCCACAACAAATAcatcgattttcatcaaaataattacttcatattataaaatgcattaattaacaaaaaaaaactgattaaGTCATAGAGGTAGAGAATGCCACGAGGCATTCAGCCCGCTATTTGTACTTTTTttgatgtgcaataaagtttaaaataaaataaataaacaatacatacatatttactttcatattattttatctaagtacatatgtatactATGTTTCTTAAGCGAACTGTTTTTTCTATGTGCGATTAGTAGTTATTTCcatttaagaaatatttttgcCAAATGTTATAAGTTCGCACTCTTATAGATCTACCAACGAAAACAAAACGTTAAAAATATTAACACTAAACATACTTCGTCAAAAGAATCAGAACCTGTTGTGCGGTCTTCGGCACTTGGCCATTGCACTATTTGCACTACCGTGCCTCTACCTATACTAAGTAAGTCTTTACGTCTTACGTCTTTTTTTAACTAAAATGAGATCTCATCAAGGCAACCAATTTCCGTAATCCATATTTCCATGTAATCCTACactaaattgtataacaaaGGGATCACAATGAAACTATTGTATgctaaaattacttatataaaaCGACGTATAACTCTTACTAATGCATGGCGTTTACGACATTCTTTATACGGAGAGTTGTAAGCAGCGAAAGATACGTTTTGAGCTCTAAATCAAGAAGCATAAGGTATGAATTTGTATGGATAGAAATACCAATTAAAATGCGGAATAATCTATGGAAATGAGACGGGATCGGATCTTTGTCTTGTTTGGATCTCGGGAAATAGTTGTCTTTGATATTAAGTATTACATGGCCGCttattaaactattttttgaGGAGACGATCTCAAGACATATCAATGAGTTAATGACCTCTAAAATGAGCATGATGTTAAGAATACCATGGACCGCAATGAGAACAAATGAGTCCATTCTGAGATTTCTGAGAGAACTAAAAATCACCAAACGACTCTCAACGATCTGTCAGGAGAGGGCTCTTAGATTCTTTGGGCACATAATGCGATCGCCACACCACAGCCTCGAACATCATACTGGGGCAAGTTGAAGGCAAGCACGCTAGAGGAAGAGCCCCTGCAAGATGGTCGGATTCCATAAAGCAagcatgtggttccatgcagaggtcgatcctcagtcatgagggaacgaCGAAGAAGAATGAGCATCCAGTAGGGCCATATTAATGGTCGgctcggctctttatcatttgtcaccatgcctgtcacgttctaacaaatatgtaagtgcgaatagtgacgcatggcatgacaggtgataaaaatgcgaccatgataccgctgctgttttatttaagtaggtagtgGGTAGGTAAAAGGTTAAATAGTAATATAGGTAGTAGGGGAGACTTAGCTCTAGGGAAGTTATGGTACCTAAAGTAAAATAGATCATTGTGATTAGACTTTGACAAATTTGGCCATAAACAAAAAAGTACCGTCTCTGTCTctacactttttagggttccgtacccaaagggtaaaacgggaccctattactaagacttcgctgtccgtccgtccgtccgtccgtccgtccgtccgtccgtccgtctgtcaccaggctgtatctcacgaaccgtgatagctagacagttgaaattttcacagatgatgtatttctgttgccgctataacaacaaatactaaaaacagaataaaataaagatttaaatggggctcccatacaacaaacgtgatttttgaccaaagttaagcaacgtcgggagtggtcagtacttggatgggtgaccgttttttttttgctttttttttcgttttttttttttgcattatggtacggaacccttcgtgcgcgagtccgactcgcacttgcccggttttttatattgTTCCTTAGAATCCTTAGTTAATGGCTTATAGGACAcactgtataaaaaatatacaattcaGTTAGtaacttagtaggtacctacttatatcttCCAAACCACATTTCATACTcccaaataatataatattttaatgtaggtaaattaggtacttaaaccCATTTGCAAATTTAGCAATGACAGCACTGAAATATCAGATTTTAGGAAATGACTGAGCATTATACTTTATAATATATAACTATTTCGGATGTTTAGAAACAATGCAACTGAATTTGTCAGCTTTCGCGTCACATAAAAGCACATTATGCAACACTATTATAATCGTAATTACATTATTACAATGATGTGAACAAAAGGTTTTCATTTGATTATATTTGGTCAGTGGCATACTTAGCTATATTTAGTACACTAATCAATGAGTTCATGTAGGTATAGATAGGATGTTAAATTGCTTGCGAAacagaaaaaccgggcaagtgcgagtcggactcgcgcacgaagggttccgtaccataatgaaaaaaaaaacgggaaaaaaatgcaaaaaatgaaacggtcacccatctaagtactgaccacgcccgacgttgcttgactttggtcaaaaatcacgtttgttgtatgggagccccatttaaatctttattttatttctgtttttagtatttgttgttatagcggcaacatcatctgtgaaaatttcaactgtctagctatcacggttcgtgagatacagcctggtgacagacagtcggacggacggacggacggacggacggacggacggacggacggacggaccgacGGACCGACGGACAGcgtagtcttagtaatagggtcccgttttaccttttgggtacggaaccctaaacaaaAGACATTTTACAGTAtggtacatatggtgctactttacggccctagtgcggtaattagcacAATACGTGGCTACGTGCCTattatgtcgaaaatttaaagggccatattatgtactgtaaaacattgtataagtacaatacacgtgcgaaaaggtaattcgcaactcgtctCGATGTAAAACACTCCGCCTCACTCTCCCAACTTTTGGCACTTGTatcgtattttttgttttcattttggACGTTTTGTTGAAACGTATTTCCTTATGTTTATATACACGTAAGTAGCTATGTAGCTATTGGTTCCGCAATAGTGATTTCATGATTTGCTGGTTTTATTGATATTGAATTGTattgaaacaaaataaaatgtaagtatAGGCACTTAATAGGCATGGCTTTTTACTTACAGCAGCAGTTTCAGTAGCAAATCATTTACATTCTGAAATTACTAACATTTGCTTGTTAGCAATTTCAATGTAAAcaagaaaataaaatttaaatacttacttagTGTTTGttagtatatattttatatagtaGTATATAGGTAGTAGTTGTtagtatagttaggtagatacATTTTGGTATGTTTGGTCATTTTAGACTTCAGTTTGGTTTGACCTAAACGGGGTGGGTACGGGGCGAGTTAATTACCTAATCTAATACTAAGTAGGAAAGTCACCTAGTCACATTGAGTAGGTACAAATTTGCGACATCTTGGGTTGAAAGTTGAAACCCTGGGGCCGCCATGGGGCCGTGGGGATGGGGAATGCATGGGGACCTAGCGCGCGTCGCCTCTATAAGGAGTTAGCAAAGCGCCTTCGCTCAGCAGATCAGCAACCCTATCCAAAGGGGCAATGCGGCGGCCAGCCTTCTAGGCACCTTATGAAGCTATCACGACTTGTGCTTTATTCTGCCTACGTGTGTTTAGTAGGTAAGTAGTACCTAAACCTATGTGTTATAATACTTATGATGATATGTCGTTCTATTCCAGGCTCTGAACCTGCTCCTCCTCGCGACCCTGGCCAGCTGCGAACCCCCGGTCAGATACAACTACCGCGGTCGAAGCACTTTCCAGAACTCCGGCTACAACACCCCTAGCAACACCTACCTGCCGCCGGTAGACACAGGTAACCAACTACCAGAGACTACCTGCTGTCTGAACCTAGCTGCTGCTCGCGACCCTGGAGCCCCCGGTCAGATACAACTACCACGGCCGAAGCACTTTCCAGAACTCCGGCTACAACACCCCTAGCAACACCTACCTGCCACCGGTAGACTGCCACAGGTAACCAACTACCAGAGACTACCTACTGTCTGAACCTAGCTGCTGCTCGCGACCCTGGAGCCCCCGGTCAGATACAACTACCACGGCCGAAGCACTTTCCAGAACTCCGGCTACAACACCCCTAGCAACACCTACCTGCCGCCGGTAGACACAGGTAACCAACTACCAGAGACTACCTACTGTCTGAACCTACCTGCTGCTCGCGACCCTGGAGCCCCCGGTCAGATACAACTACCGCGGCCGAAGCACTTTCCAGAACTCCGGCTACAACACCCCTAACAACACCTACCTGCCACCGGTATTAGAACAGAAGGATGGATCGTAGGTAATAACCTAGGCTTTAACATGTTAACTGACCGTACCTATTGCCCTAGCCGTTTTTTCTAGCTCtaaatctattttattttatggtgGTTTTAGAGTGTTTGAGatttattggtaaaataaaatacttcatTCAGTAGAGTACCTATCCTGGCCCAATGTCATTGcgcctcactctctcattaagcaaaatgtgagacaaaatacacattggaccgatatataatattggacagatggaataccacagATGGATTAGTATtgcgtattttatttttcagggTTCAGCTCACCCAGCAACAACTACCTGCCGCCCAGCAGCTTCGGAGGGCAGTATGAGGACAACAACCATGGATATGACCATGGTCACGACCACGAAGTTGTGAGTcatttactttttaaaatacctaaactacTAACCTCGCCTCGAAAATTCGCAATAAGTAATCTGAAACCTAATTCACTTATAATAAACGCCCCGAACTAACTACTGAGCACTAGAAAAAAACACAACACTAAGGTAAATGCCCCAATTCTTGAAACTACAACGTTAATAGTGTTttctttattgaaaaatgtCTGCGATGGTagatatgtaagtatgtaacgTACAGTTTACCGATATTACGATGTACTTAATGTATAGTTTACCGATTGGCATACTCCTAAGCCCTAATAGTCCCTggtgttcacttaattatacggcaaatgatgatgatggaatttccttttgcagagttgctccttttgactcacatatgatttaggaaggggagccaatcgaatttttgatgcaatattttgacttaagggggggtgccccccgaaatttgtaaaaaataaagttttgctatgtggtcaagtttggtatcattttcgtgtaactcaagggtgctaaattcatttctgataggtattaaatttttactgtttcatataaataatttgcaaaaatTGAAGAATACAAATttgctattttatttttttccgaataaaagcctatatttttcttattttaatatacttacacACAAAAAATTAATTCATGAGAAAGCCCTACTGTTCCTCGTTGTAAAAAGTATACATATcgcatatttattttacaatatatactaatataagtactataggactataagtaattttaattgaGTTTGAGAATGTTGTTGTAAGTAGGATTTAACTGcaacataaacaaataatatgttTAGTCTACGTCTTAAATAATACGACTTTAATCCTTATCAGACGTTTTAATTTACGTCCTCGAcctttttatatcgaaaataaCATAATGATTGATCGGTTTCAACTTAAACAAACCGACATCGGTCGAATAATATATGTCACCATAGTCACCAAACGTTATACTTCTTATATAAAAATCTATATCCGCAACTTTCTTCGCTGTTCCATTCAGACAATCTATTTCATACAAAGAATCCAAAGTCATTCCAAACGTTTTCTGTTCGTCCATTAGAAAATGGTAGACGAGCggtaaattttcatttttcactGCTTCTTCCGCGCCGTTAGGCACACAAAAAAGTCCACATATATTCACAAAATGCAGGTTGTTGCTGTAATCCACATCAAACTCCATAACTGTTTTCCATTCGCCAACTTTGTTAGCTTTTCTAGTGTTTTTAACTTTGTAAATGCTATGGTTGTTGGCGTCTAGGACGTATATTTCATTGTTGCGAATCACAATTTTCATTATGTTAATGTTATACAGACCTATTACTGAAGCATTATTGAAAACAGGGTCGAATTTGTATAAGCCATCGTCTGAACCAAAATAGACATCACCAGTTTCAAGATCAACTCCTGTAGCTTTGTTTCTAGCTATCCCATCTATCTTTTTGGTATCTTTAGTTACAACGTTGACGTAGCCTCTTCCAGAATTCTGCAACTCATCATCCATATATGTGAAGAATAGATTTCTGCTTGAAGAATCATAGGTCAATTCTCTCGGGTCGTGAAATTGGTCGGTCAGTAACTCTTCTCTGTAGAATCTGCTGCCGATTTGCCGAATAGGAACGTTCGACACATACTTCGTAACTTTCGCTTCTACGCAGAACAGGAAAAGCGCGAATATGTAATTCATTATCACGTATATTTGGTCTGACTCCACGCCGAGTACTGATGCATGTGTTTATGTTTCCCTATTATCTGGTAAATTACTAACTTTATCAAGTATTGCGACATTGAAATGTGACCCTTGCTCCTTTATATTAGTGACTGTATTCGGTTGTGCCCTTGTGGCCTCTGTTCGTCACAGTTTATGGGCATGTTGGggactataattattatacgCGTTAGAATTTGATCAGATCACTTACCTATTGTAATACTAAAATATACGCTAATTTGCAATGTGAATTTAGTTTCTTGGTTAATATTAATAGAATGAAATTACTTtagttcaaaataaatattcaggaaGGTCTTACAAAGTAAAGCCAAGAGTATACAAAGTTAAAGGTGTAAAAGAAATGGCATTGGTATGAAATTAATGACAGTTGTATGCAAACAATAATAGGTACTACCTATTCTTAAATTTATCAAgacaaataatttaataagtagACTTatcatgtaggtatttaaaagacTTTATTCATTTGCAAGGTGTAAGTCTCACAACACTTGTCGCATCAGCGTACAACAAGTTATTCTGATTGTCAAATGCCACACCAAAAGCATCATCAATGTCCACATATTTCTCTAAAGAATGCTGCGTTTTATCCACTGAGTAAATACCGTCTTGAACGCAAGCATAGACATCACCATCTTTATTTTTAGTCAGTCCTCTAATGCGTATTTCTTCACCAGATATATTAATCGCATCTTTCGTGCCTTTCTTTTGACTGTACAAACCGGAGCTGTTTGAGAAAAACAGTGTATTT
Proteins encoded in this region:
- the LOC134802008 gene encoding uncharacterized protein LOC134802008, with protein sequence MNYIFALFLFCVEAKVTKYVSNVPIRQIGSRFYREELLTDQFHDPRELTYDSSSRNLFFTYMDDELQNSGRGYVNVVTKDTKKIDGIARNKATGVDLETGDVYFGSDDGLYKFDPVFNNASVIGLYNINIMKIVIRNNEIYVLDANNHSIYKVKNTRKANKVGEWKTVMEFDVDYSNNLHFVNICGLFCVPNGAEEAVKNENLPLVYHFLMDEQKTFGMTLDSLYEIDCLNGTAKKVADIDFYIRSITFGDYGDIYYSTDVGLFKLKPINHYVIFDIKRSRT